The Synchiropus splendidus isolate RoL2022-P1 chromosome 1, RoL_Sspl_1.0, whole genome shotgun sequence genome includes a window with the following:
- the LOC128767210 gene encoding septin-5-like isoform X2, whose translation MTVASSGRFRSRVARPDDKEEKDYVGFASLPSQLHRKSVKKGFDFTLMVAGESGLGKSTLVNSLFLTDLHKDRKLLNAEERIQQTVEITKHTVDIEEKGVKLKLTILDTPGFGDAVDNSECWRRVIDFIDQQFEQYFRDESGLNRKNIQDNRVHCCLYFIPPFGHGCAHAHRHTLALARGDDDDVFLRLRPVDIEFMKRLQEKVNVVPLIAKADTLTPAEVRRLKERLREEIDKLGIKIYQFPDCDSDEDEDFKRQDRELKESSPFAVIGSNTVVEARGQRVRGRLYPWGIVEVENPAHCDFVKLRTMLVRTHMHDLKDLTSDLHYENYRAQCIQNMTSMMSADKRVESPIPILPLATPSAEAEKLIQRKDEELRRMQQMLQKMQQQMHEQDL comes from the exons ATGACCGTTGCGAGCAGCGGCCGCTTCCGGAGCCGCGTCGCCCGTCCAG ATGACAAGGAG GAGAAGGACTACGTGGGCTTCGCCTCGCTGCCCAGTCAGCTGCACAGGAAGTCGGTGAAGAAGGGCTTCGACTTCACGCTCATGGTGGCCG gagaGTCGGGCCTGGGCAAGTCCACGCTGGTCAACAGCTTGTTCCTGACTGACCTCCATAAAGACAGGAAACTGCTCAACGCTGAAG AGAGGATCCAGCAGACGGTGGAGATCACCAAGCACACGGTGGACATCGAGGAGAAGGGGGTGAAGCTCAAGCTGACCATCCTGGACACGCCGGGCTTCGGCGACGCCGTCGACAACTCGGAGTG CTGGAGGCGGGTCATTGACTTCATCGATCAGCAGTTTGAGCAGTACTTCAGAGACGAGAGCGGGCTGAACCGCAAGAACATCCAGGACAACAGGGTCCACTGCTGCCTCTACTTCATCCCTCCCTTTGGACACGGgtgcgcgcacgcacacagacacacgctcGCCCTCGCACGTGGTGATGATGACGACGTCTTCCTCAGACTTCGACCGGTCGACATCGAGTTCATGAAGCGTCTGCAGGAGAAGGTCAACGTGGTTCCTCTCATCGCCAAGGCCGACACGCTGACGCCGGCCGAGGTCCGCAGGCTGAAGGAGCGG ctgaGAGAGGAGATCGACAAACTTGGCATCAAGATCTACCAGTTCCCCGACTGCGACTCAGATGAGGACGAGGACTTCAAGCGGCAGGACAGAGAGCTGAAG GAAAGTTCTCCCTTcgcggtgatcggcagcaacaCGGTGGTGGAGGCCCGAGGTCAGCGGGTCAGAGGTCGGCTCTACCCCTGGGGCATCGTGGAGG TGGAGAACCCGGCCCACTGCGACTTTGTGAAGCTCAGAACCATGCTGGTGCGGACCCACATGCACGACCTGAAGGATCTGACCAGCGACCTGCACTACGAGAACTACAGAGCCCAGTGCATCCAGAACATGACCAG CATGATGAGTGCAGACAAGCGAGTGGAGAGTCCGATTCCCATCCTGCCGCTGGCCACGCCCAGCGCCGAGGCGGAGAAGCTGATCCAGAGGAAGGACGAGGAG CTGAGGAGGATGCAGCAGATGCTCcagaagatgcagcagcagatgcaCGAGCAGGACCTCTGA
- the LOC128767210 gene encoding septin-5-like isoform X1 — translation MTVASSGRFRSRVARPDDKEEKDYVGFASLPSQLHRKSVKKGFDFTLMVAGGWSSELTGGPVLTTCVCVCVAGESGLGKSTLVNSLFLTDLHKDRKLLNAEERIQQTVEITKHTVDIEEKGVKLKLTILDTPGFGDAVDNSECWRRVIDFIDQQFEQYFRDESGLNRKNIQDNRVHCCLYFIPPFGHGLRPVDIEFMKRLQEKVNVVPLIAKADTLTPAEVRRLKERLREEIDKLGIKIYQFPDCDSDEDEDFKRQDRELKESSPFAVIGSNTVVEARGQRVRGRLYPWGIVEVENPAHCDFVKLRTMLVRTHMHDLKDLTSDLHYENYRAQCIQNMTSMMSADKRVESPIPILPLATPSAEAEKLIQRKDEELRRMQQMLQKMQQQMHEQDL, via the exons ATGACCGTTGCGAGCAGCGGCCGCTTCCGGAGCCGCGTCGCCCGTCCAG ATGACAAGGAG GAGAAGGACTACGTGGGCTTCGCCTCGCTGCCCAGTCAGCTGCACAGGAAGTCGGTGAAGAAGGGCTTCGACTTCACGCTCATGGTGGCCGGTGGGTGGAGCAGTGAGCTCACAGGAGGTCCTGTCCTcaccacgtgtgtgtgtgtgtgtgtggcaggagaGTCGGGCCTGGGCAAGTCCACGCTGGTCAACAGCTTGTTCCTGACTGACCTCCATAAAGACAGGAAACTGCTCAACGCTGAAG AGAGGATCCAGCAGACGGTGGAGATCACCAAGCACACGGTGGACATCGAGGAGAAGGGGGTGAAGCTCAAGCTGACCATCCTGGACACGCCGGGCTTCGGCGACGCCGTCGACAACTCGGAGTG CTGGAGGCGGGTCATTGACTTCATCGATCAGCAGTTTGAGCAGTACTTCAGAGACGAGAGCGGGCTGAACCGCAAGAACATCCAGGACAACAGGGTCCACTGCTGCCTCTACTTCATCCCTCCCTTTGGACACGG ACTTCGACCGGTCGACATCGAGTTCATGAAGCGTCTGCAGGAGAAGGTCAACGTGGTTCCTCTCATCGCCAAGGCCGACACGCTGACGCCGGCCGAGGTCCGCAGGCTGAAGGAGCGG ctgaGAGAGGAGATCGACAAACTTGGCATCAAGATCTACCAGTTCCCCGACTGCGACTCAGATGAGGACGAGGACTTCAAGCGGCAGGACAGAGAGCTGAAG GAAAGTTCTCCCTTcgcggtgatcggcagcaacaCGGTGGTGGAGGCCCGAGGTCAGCGGGTCAGAGGTCGGCTCTACCCCTGGGGCATCGTGGAGG TGGAGAACCCGGCCCACTGCGACTTTGTGAAGCTCAGAACCATGCTGGTGCGGACCCACATGCACGACCTGAAGGATCTGACCAGCGACCTGCACTACGAGAACTACAGAGCCCAGTGCATCCAGAACATGACCAG CATGATGAGTGCAGACAAGCGAGTGGAGAGTCCGATTCCCATCCTGCCGCTGGCCACGCCCAGCGCCGAGGCGGAGAAGCTGATCCAGAGGAAGGACGAGGAG CTGAGGAGGATGCAGCAGATGCTCcagaagatgcagcagcagatgcaCGAGCAGGACCTCTGA
- the LOC128767210 gene encoding septin-5-like isoform X3 translates to MTVASSGRFRSRVARPDDKEEKDYVGFASLPSQLHRKSVKKGFDFTLMVAGESGLGKSTLVNSLFLTDLHKDRKLLNAEERIQQTVEITKHTVDIEEKGVKLKLTILDTPGFGDAVDNSECWRRVIDFIDQQFEQYFRDESGLNRKNIQDNRVHCCLYFIPPFGHGLRPVDIEFMKRLQEKVNVVPLIAKADTLTPAEVRRLKERLREEIDKLGIKIYQFPDCDSDEDEDFKRQDRELKESSPFAVIGSNTVVEARGQRVRGRLYPWGIVEVENPAHCDFVKLRTMLVRTHMHDLKDLTSDLHYENYRAQCIQNMTSMMSADKRVESPIPILPLATPSAEAEKLIQRKDEELRRMQQMLQKMQQQMHEQDL, encoded by the exons ATGACCGTTGCGAGCAGCGGCCGCTTCCGGAGCCGCGTCGCCCGTCCAG ATGACAAGGAG GAGAAGGACTACGTGGGCTTCGCCTCGCTGCCCAGTCAGCTGCACAGGAAGTCGGTGAAGAAGGGCTTCGACTTCACGCTCATGGTGGCCG gagaGTCGGGCCTGGGCAAGTCCACGCTGGTCAACAGCTTGTTCCTGACTGACCTCCATAAAGACAGGAAACTGCTCAACGCTGAAG AGAGGATCCAGCAGACGGTGGAGATCACCAAGCACACGGTGGACATCGAGGAGAAGGGGGTGAAGCTCAAGCTGACCATCCTGGACACGCCGGGCTTCGGCGACGCCGTCGACAACTCGGAGTG CTGGAGGCGGGTCATTGACTTCATCGATCAGCAGTTTGAGCAGTACTTCAGAGACGAGAGCGGGCTGAACCGCAAGAACATCCAGGACAACAGGGTCCACTGCTGCCTCTACTTCATCCCTCCCTTTGGACACGG ACTTCGACCGGTCGACATCGAGTTCATGAAGCGTCTGCAGGAGAAGGTCAACGTGGTTCCTCTCATCGCCAAGGCCGACACGCTGACGCCGGCCGAGGTCCGCAGGCTGAAGGAGCGG ctgaGAGAGGAGATCGACAAACTTGGCATCAAGATCTACCAGTTCCCCGACTGCGACTCAGATGAGGACGAGGACTTCAAGCGGCAGGACAGAGAGCTGAAG GAAAGTTCTCCCTTcgcggtgatcggcagcaacaCGGTGGTGGAGGCCCGAGGTCAGCGGGTCAGAGGTCGGCTCTACCCCTGGGGCATCGTGGAGG TGGAGAACCCGGCCCACTGCGACTTTGTGAAGCTCAGAACCATGCTGGTGCGGACCCACATGCACGACCTGAAGGATCTGACCAGCGACCTGCACTACGAGAACTACAGAGCCCAGTGCATCCAGAACATGACCAG CATGATGAGTGCAGACAAGCGAGTGGAGAGTCCGATTCCCATCCTGCCGCTGGCCACGCCCAGCGCCGAGGCGGAGAAGCTGATCCAGAGGAAGGACGAGGAG CTGAGGAGGATGCAGCAGATGCTCcagaagatgcagcagcagatgcaCGAGCAGGACCTCTGA
- the LOC128767210 gene encoding septin-5-like isoform X5, which yields MVAGESGLGKSTLVNSLFLTDLHKDRKLLNAEERIQQTVEITKHTVDIEEKGVKLKLTILDTPGFGDAVDNSECWRRVIDFIDQQFEQYFRDESGLNRKNIQDNRVHCCLYFIPPFGHGLRPVDIEFMKRLQEKVNVVPLIAKADTLTPAEVRRLKERLREEIDKLGIKIYQFPDCDSDEDEDFKRQDRELKESSPFAVIGSNTVVEARGQRVRGRLYPWGIVEVENPAHCDFVKLRTMLVRTHMHDLKDLTSDLHYENYRAQCIQNMTSMMSADKRVESPIPILPLATPSAEAEKLIQRKDEELRRMQQMLQKMQQQMHEQDL from the exons ATGGTGGCCG gagaGTCGGGCCTGGGCAAGTCCACGCTGGTCAACAGCTTGTTCCTGACTGACCTCCATAAAGACAGGAAACTGCTCAACGCTGAAG AGAGGATCCAGCAGACGGTGGAGATCACCAAGCACACGGTGGACATCGAGGAGAAGGGGGTGAAGCTCAAGCTGACCATCCTGGACACGCCGGGCTTCGGCGACGCCGTCGACAACTCGGAGTG CTGGAGGCGGGTCATTGACTTCATCGATCAGCAGTTTGAGCAGTACTTCAGAGACGAGAGCGGGCTGAACCGCAAGAACATCCAGGACAACAGGGTCCACTGCTGCCTCTACTTCATCCCTCCCTTTGGACACGG ACTTCGACCGGTCGACATCGAGTTCATGAAGCGTCTGCAGGAGAAGGTCAACGTGGTTCCTCTCATCGCCAAGGCCGACACGCTGACGCCGGCCGAGGTCCGCAGGCTGAAGGAGCGG ctgaGAGAGGAGATCGACAAACTTGGCATCAAGATCTACCAGTTCCCCGACTGCGACTCAGATGAGGACGAGGACTTCAAGCGGCAGGACAGAGAGCTGAAG GAAAGTTCTCCCTTcgcggtgatcggcagcaacaCGGTGGTGGAGGCCCGAGGTCAGCGGGTCAGAGGTCGGCTCTACCCCTGGGGCATCGTGGAGG TGGAGAACCCGGCCCACTGCGACTTTGTGAAGCTCAGAACCATGCTGGTGCGGACCCACATGCACGACCTGAAGGATCTGACCAGCGACCTGCACTACGAGAACTACAGAGCCCAGTGCATCCAGAACATGACCAG CATGATGAGTGCAGACAAGCGAGTGGAGAGTCCGATTCCCATCCTGCCGCTGGCCACGCCCAGCGCCGAGGCGGAGAAGCTGATCCAGAGGAAGGACGAGGAG CTGAGGAGGATGCAGCAGATGCTCcagaagatgcagcagcagatgcaCGAGCAGGACCTCTGA
- the LOC128767210 gene encoding septin-5-like isoform X4 gives MVAGGWSSELTGGPVLTTCVCVCVAGESGLGKSTLVNSLFLTDLHKDRKLLNAEERIQQTVEITKHTVDIEEKGVKLKLTILDTPGFGDAVDNSECWRRVIDFIDQQFEQYFRDESGLNRKNIQDNRVHCCLYFIPPFGHGLRPVDIEFMKRLQEKVNVVPLIAKADTLTPAEVRRLKERLREEIDKLGIKIYQFPDCDSDEDEDFKRQDRELKESSPFAVIGSNTVVEARGQRVRGRLYPWGIVEVENPAHCDFVKLRTMLVRTHMHDLKDLTSDLHYENYRAQCIQNMTSMMSADKRVESPIPILPLATPSAEAEKLIQRKDEELRRMQQMLQKMQQQMHEQDL, from the exons ATGGTGGCCGGTGGGTGGAGCAGTGAGCTCACAGGAGGTCCTGTCCTcaccacgtgtgtgtgtgtgtgtgtggcaggagaGTCGGGCCTGGGCAAGTCCACGCTGGTCAACAGCTTGTTCCTGACTGACCTCCATAAAGACAGGAAACTGCTCAACGCTGAAG AGAGGATCCAGCAGACGGTGGAGATCACCAAGCACACGGTGGACATCGAGGAGAAGGGGGTGAAGCTCAAGCTGACCATCCTGGACACGCCGGGCTTCGGCGACGCCGTCGACAACTCGGAGTG CTGGAGGCGGGTCATTGACTTCATCGATCAGCAGTTTGAGCAGTACTTCAGAGACGAGAGCGGGCTGAACCGCAAGAACATCCAGGACAACAGGGTCCACTGCTGCCTCTACTTCATCCCTCCCTTTGGACACGG ACTTCGACCGGTCGACATCGAGTTCATGAAGCGTCTGCAGGAGAAGGTCAACGTGGTTCCTCTCATCGCCAAGGCCGACACGCTGACGCCGGCCGAGGTCCGCAGGCTGAAGGAGCGG ctgaGAGAGGAGATCGACAAACTTGGCATCAAGATCTACCAGTTCCCCGACTGCGACTCAGATGAGGACGAGGACTTCAAGCGGCAGGACAGAGAGCTGAAG GAAAGTTCTCCCTTcgcggtgatcggcagcaacaCGGTGGTGGAGGCCCGAGGTCAGCGGGTCAGAGGTCGGCTCTACCCCTGGGGCATCGTGGAGG TGGAGAACCCGGCCCACTGCGACTTTGTGAAGCTCAGAACCATGCTGGTGCGGACCCACATGCACGACCTGAAGGATCTGACCAGCGACCTGCACTACGAGAACTACAGAGCCCAGTGCATCCAGAACATGACCAG CATGATGAGTGCAGACAAGCGAGTGGAGAGTCCGATTCCCATCCTGCCGCTGGCCACGCCCAGCGCCGAGGCGGAGAAGCTGATCCAGAGGAAGGACGAGGAG CTGAGGAGGATGCAGCAGATGCTCcagaagatgcagcagcagatgcaCGAGCAGGACCTCTGA